The region GAAACAGCGCGTAGGACTGGAACAATATCCCGTAATCCCGCGCCTGAGGTGGCAGCAAGGAAACATCCCGTTGGCCAAGGTAAAGCTCGCCGCTGTCCTGGCGTTCCAGACCGGCGATGCAACGCAGCAAAGTGGTCTTGCCGCAACCGGACGGGCCCAGCAGGCACACCAGCTCACCGGCCGCGACGTCCAGCGACACATTATCCAGCGCAGTAAAGGCGCCGAAGCGTTTCTGGATACCGCGCACCTTCATCGGCGCACCGGGGTTGGTCAGGGCTGTGTTCATGGAGGCACCTCATCAAACTGATGAAGGCCATGCTAGGGAGACAATGCGTCCTTGGTGTGGCAGGAAGGCAAAAGGGAGTGATAGTGGTATTGGTGGATTTGTGTAGGACTTGAGGAATGAGTTGTCTGGGAGGACGCCATCGCGGGCAAGCCCGCTCCCACATTTTGACCGCATTCTCATGTTGGAACTCGGTCGAAGGTGGGAGCTGGCTAGCCTGCGATGGCGATCCAAAGGCCACCAAACCTATTTCAGAGCGGCGACATTTCCTGCGCCAACCCGAGAAACGCAGCAGGCAGGCGAGCCCCTTTTCTTTCCTTGAGGCAGTACAAATACTCAGGAATCTGCGGCGCGTTCTCGATGGTCAGCACGCGCAACTGCGGGTCATGGGGCACTTCCTGGCGGGCGATGATACTGATACCGATGTTGCGCAGCACGGCCTCGCGAATCGACTCACGGCTGCCGATTTCCAGCAGTGGTCCGTAACTCACACCCGCGCCTTGTAACATTTCTTCGGTCAACCTGCGCGTGGTGGAACCCGCCTCACGCATCAACAGCGTGTGCCCGGCCAACGCACTGAGCGGTACATGATCGAGGGTGGCCAGAGGGTGATTGCGATGCACCGCCAGCACCAAAGGATCGGTGCCGAGTACGCGACGGATCAGACGAGGGTCTTCCAGCAGTTGCGAGGATGCGGCGACATCGACGCGGTAATCATCCAACGCTTCGAGCACCTGCTGGGAGTTGCCGATTTCCACCGACACCTCCACGTGGGGCAGGCGCTCACGAAAGGCTTTGACCAGGTCGAGAATGTAATACGGCGCCGTCGCGGCAATCCTCAAGGCACCCTGGACCTGGCCGCTGTTGCGCAGGAAAAACTCGATATCGGCTTCCTGCTGCAACAGCGTCTTGACCATTGGCAGCAGCCGCGCACCTTCATCGCTGACGGTGAGGCGGCGGCCGCCTCGGTAGAACAGCTCAACGCCGTATTGGCTTTCCAGGTTACGAATCTGGGTGGTGACGGTGGGCTGGCTCAGGCCGAGTTTTTTCGCCGCCTGGGTAATGCTGCCCAGGCGGGCGACCATAAAAAACGCCTTCAACTCGGCACTCAGCACGCCACCCTCTCATCGTCTATTTGCGCAACAGGCGCAGGCCATTGAACACCACCAGCAGGCTCACGCCCATGTCGGCGAACACCGCCATCCACATGGTGGCCATGCCGAGGAAAGTGACCGCGAGGAAGATCGCCTTGATCACCAACGCCAGGGCGATGTTCTGCTTGAGGATACTCGACGTTTGCCTGGAGAGCCGAATGAAAGCCGGGATCTTGCGCAAATCATCGTCCATCAGCGCCACGTCAGCGGTTTCAATCGCGGTGTCGGTGCCGGCTGCGGCCATGGCAAAACCGATCTCGGCGCGCGCCAGGGCCGGGGCGTCGTTGATCCCGTCACCGACCATGCCCACCCGGCGGCCCTGGCCGTAGAGGGTTTCGATGGCTTGCAGTTTGTCGGTGGGCAACAGGTCGCCCTGGGCCTGGTCGATGCCGACCTGAGCCGCAATCGCCTGGGCGGTATGGTTGTTGTCGCCGGTGAGCATCAAGGTCTTGATGCCCAGTTCGTGCAACTGCTGGATGGCTTCGCGGCTGCTGTCTTTGACGGTGTCGGCCACGGCGAACAGCGCCAGCGGGCCGGATTTGTCGAGCAACAGCACCACCGACTTGCCTTGTTTTTCCAAGGCGAAGAGCTTTTCTTCCAGCTCAGGCGAGCACAGGCCCAAGTCTTCCACCAGGCGGTGGTTGCCCAGGTGGTAGGTTTCGCCGTTGATGTCGCCGCGCACACCGCGACCGGCCAGGGCCTCAAAGTTATCCACAACGTGGCTCGGCAGGTTTTTATCCACAGCTGCGTTGGCAATCGCCAGCGACACCGGGTGGTCGGAACGCCCGGCCAAGCTGGCCGCCAGCGCCGGCGCGCTGTCTGCGACATTGGGGAACATCGGCAAATAGTCGGTTTGCACCGGTTTACCGTGGGTGATGGTGCCGGTCTTGTCGAGGGCCAGGTAATCGAGCTTGTAACCGCCTTCCAGGTACACGCCACCCTTGATCAGGATGCCTTTGCGCGCCGCCGCCGCCAGGCCGCTGACGATGGTCACCGGGGTGGAGATCACCAAGGCGCAAGGGCAGGCAACCACCAGCAGGACCAGCGCGCGGTAGATCCAGTCGAACCACACGCCAGCCATGAACAGCGGTGGAATCACCGCCACGCCCAAGGCAAACAGGAACACTGCCGGGGTG is a window of Pseudomonas antarctica DNA encoding:
- a CDS encoding LysR family transcriptional regulator; the protein is MLSAELKAFFMVARLGSITQAAKKLGLSQPTVTTQIRNLESQYGVELFYRGGRRLTVSDEGARLLPMVKTLLQQEADIEFFLRNSGQVQGALRIAATAPYYILDLVKAFRERLPHVEVSVEIGNSQQVLEALDDYRVDVAASSQLLEDPRLIRRVLGTDPLVLAVHRNHPLATLDHVPLSALAGHTLLMREAGSTTRRLTEEMLQGAGVSYGPLLEIGSRESIREAVLRNIGISIIARQEVPHDPQLRVLTIENAPQIPEYLYCLKERKGARLPAAFLGLAQEMSPL
- a CDS encoding heavy metal translocating P-type ATPase; this encodes MSDSIHTPKKHDHSHSHDHKHDHDHDHGAKLTPVKKHDHASHGDSCCASKAAPAVVTLSEAPTAGSRLSTFRIEAMDCPTEQTLIQNKLGKLAGVQQLEFNLINRILGVTHDLPSTAPIVDAIKSLGMQADPIEEGTPAAAPPAKKHWWPLAVSGVGALGAEVLHFTGVAPTWVIALVALVSILSGGLTTYKKGWIALKNLNLNINALMSIAVTGAILIGQWPEAAMVMFLFTVAELIEAKSLDRARNAISGLMQMTPEQATVQQADGSWLEQEVKSIDLGAIVRVKPGERIGLDGEVTAGQSTIDQAPITGESLPIEKTVGDKVFAGTINQAGSLEYKVTAAANNSTLARIIHAVEQAQGARAPTQRFVDSFAKVYTPAVFLFALGVAVIPPLFMAGVWFDWIYRALVLLVVACPCALVISTPVTIVSGLAAAARKGILIKGGVYLEGGYKLDYLALDKTGTITHGKPVQTDYLPMFPNVADSAPALAASLAGRSDHPVSLAIANAAVDKNLPSHVVDNFEALAGRGVRGDINGETYHLGNHRLVEDLGLCSPELEEKLFALEKQGKSVVLLLDKSGPLALFAVADTVKDSSREAIQQLHELGIKTLMLTGDNNHTAQAIAAQVGIDQAQGDLLPTDKLQAIETLYGQGRRVGMVGDGINDAPALARAEIGFAMAAAGTDTAIETADVALMDDDLRKIPAFIRLSRQTSSILKQNIALALVIKAIFLAVTFLGMATMWMAVFADMGVSLLVVFNGLRLLRK